In the genome of Colletes latitarsis isolate SP2378_abdomen chromosome 9, iyColLati1, whole genome shotgun sequence, one region contains:
- the LOC143345627 gene encoding uncharacterized protein LOC143345627, which translates to MHLVRRSEPRNFLEDARDIVVDHVRNILLKHDTVKINTILNGEFVVGNKCANKSVNTKNCELFRLSDLREWYDLRVIEPILASLDEFQERDSGWALSRILNLIVNVNKYMPMHAGCAIQLPREVRLKKAVINVCSTDNACFAWSVVAALYPAESHVSLASSYPHYTTVLNIQDIEFPMTLNQIKKFEHINNISINVYTIENKKVLPIRVTDKKMERHVNLLYLEGANDVGHFTWIKNLSRLVCTQLSKHNGRKYFCDSVW; encoded by the exons ATGCATTTGGTAagaagaagtg aacctcgcaattttctggaagatgcgagggatattgtagtcgatcatgtgcgaaacattctgctgaaacatgatactgtaaaaataaatactatacttaatggtgaatttgttgttggtaacaaatgtgcaaacaaaagtgttaacacgaaaaatTGTGAACTTTTTCGCTTGTCTGACCTACGCGAATGGTATGATTTACGTGTCATCGAACCCATTCTAGCATCCTTAGACGAATTTCAGGAACGTGATAGTGGGTGGGCGCTGTCGCGgatactgaatttaattgttaatgtaaataaatatatgccaatgcatgcaggatgtgccatacaattaccgcgagaggtacgactaaagaaagcagtaatcaatgtatgctcgacggacaatgcatgttttgcgtggtcggtggtggccgctctgtatccagccgaaagtcacgtatctctcgcatcgtcatatcctcattatacaacagtgttgaatatccaggatattgaatttccaatgacattgaaccaaattaaaaagtttgaacatatcaacaacatctccatcaatgtctataccattgagaataagaaggtgttaccaatacgagtcaccgataagaagatggaaagacatgtcaatttgttgtatttagaaggagcaaacgacgtgggacatttcacatggattaagaacttatctcgcctcgtatgcacacaattgagtaaacacaatggcaggaaatacttttgtgatag tgtttggTAA